Proteins from one Microbacterium sufflavum genomic window:
- the rsmI gene encoding 16S rRNA (cytidine(1402)-2'-O)-methyltransferase yields MIILAATPIGNLGDASRRLVEVLENAEVVVAEDTRTTQRLLQALQIANRPRLIALHDHNEKQKAAELAALAADTDVVVMSDAGMPTVSDPGYGLVAEAVAQGVTVTAIPGPSAVLMALAISGLPTDRFTFEGFLPRKPGERRATLTALAAEPRTMVFFESPSRLAATLADMGAAFGEDRRIAVCRELTKLYEEVRRGTAAELAAWAADGVKGEIVVVVEGAPRRAVSADDALAQVQALVADGTRLKEAAAEVAAQTGLSTRDLYQAALAARTR; encoded by the coding sequence GTGATCATCCTCGCCGCCACGCCCATCGGGAATCTCGGGGACGCATCACGGCGTCTGGTGGAGGTGCTGGAGAACGCGGAGGTCGTTGTCGCGGAGGACACCCGCACCACGCAGCGGCTTCTGCAGGCGCTGCAGATCGCCAACCGCCCGCGCCTGATCGCGCTGCACGACCACAACGAGAAGCAGAAGGCCGCGGAGCTGGCGGCCCTCGCCGCGGACACCGATGTCGTGGTGATGAGCGACGCGGGCATGCCGACCGTGAGCGACCCGGGCTACGGGCTCGTGGCCGAGGCCGTGGCGCAGGGGGTCACGGTCACCGCGATCCCCGGTCCGAGCGCCGTGCTCATGGCGCTGGCGATCTCGGGTCTGCCGACCGACCGCTTCACGTTCGAGGGGTTCCTGCCGCGCAAGCCGGGGGAGCGCCGGGCGACCCTGACGGCGCTCGCCGCGGAGCCGCGCACCATGGTGTTCTTCGAGTCGCCGTCGCGCCTGGCCGCGACGCTCGCCGACATGGGGGCGGCGTTCGGCGAGGACCGCCGGATCGCGGTGTGCCGGGAGCTGACGAAGCTGTACGAGGAGGTGCGCCGCGGGACCGCCGCCGAGCTCGCCGCCTGGGCCGCCGACGGCGTGAAGGGCGAGATCGTGGTCGTGGTCGAGGGCGCGCCCCGCCGCGCGGTGTCGGCCGACGACGCGCTGGCCCAGGTGCAGGCCCTGGTCGCGGACGGCACGCGCCTGAAGGAGGCCGCGGCCGAGGTGGCGGCGCAGACCGGCCTCTCCACGCGCGACCTCTACCAGGCCGCCCTCGCCGCCCGTACCCGATGA
- a CDS encoding dolichyl-phosphate-mannose--protein mannosyltransferase: MTAPEPLLPPPEARATRYERLRDRVLHAADWGRAIGWLAPLVVTALAAVLRLVNVGHPHQLAFDETYYVKDAWSLWTLGYEGVWGQGADEAFQTLQELPLTNKGAFIVHPPLGKWLIALGMAIGGPDNSAGWRLATALLGAGSVLLVYLIARRLTGSVVAATVAGTLLAIDGLSIVLSRIALLDGILTFFVLLGVLFVLLDRQRTIPLLERRDPYAPDPLWGPVLWRRPWLVAAGLALGAACAVKWSGLYVLAGFGLYVVVTDALARRRGGVVVWPASAVFRQGPVSFVLLVLPAAAVYLASWTGWLVTDKGYDRGSDANPLLALWNYHQAMLGFHVGLSRGHPYASPAWEWPFLLRPTAVWVDPEPTACGVDHCIGVISAIPNPLIWYGGVAASVYLLYRLVRAWIARQPIEPALTLPLVGLAVTYLPWLMFPERTIFQFYTVVMMPFLVLALTMTLRIIAGTRDDPLHRRQSGQRTVVVFLTVVVLVSAFFLPLWLGISVPYDFWRLHNWLPGWI, translated from the coding sequence GTGACCGCGCCCGAGCCCCTGCTGCCTCCCCCCGAGGCGCGGGCGACGCGGTACGAGCGGCTGCGCGACCGCGTGCTGCACGCCGCCGACTGGGGACGGGCCATCGGGTGGCTCGCACCGCTCGTGGTCACGGCGCTCGCGGCGGTGCTGCGGCTCGTGAACGTCGGGCACCCCCACCAGCTGGCGTTCGACGAGACGTACTACGTCAAGGACGCCTGGTCGCTGTGGACCCTCGGCTACGAAGGCGTCTGGGGGCAGGGCGCCGACGAGGCCTTCCAGACCCTGCAGGAGCTGCCGCTCACGAACAAGGGCGCCTTCATCGTGCACCCGCCGCTGGGCAAGTGGCTCATCGCGCTCGGCATGGCCATCGGCGGCCCCGACAACAGCGCCGGCTGGCGGCTGGCGACGGCCCTGCTGGGTGCGGGCTCCGTGCTGCTGGTGTACCTGATCGCCCGCCGCCTGACCGGATCCGTGGTCGCGGCCACCGTGGCGGGCACCCTTCTCGCGATCGACGGACTGAGCATCGTGCTGAGCCGCATCGCGCTGCTCGACGGCATCCTCACCTTCTTCGTGCTGCTCGGCGTGCTGTTCGTGCTGCTCGACCGGCAACGCACCATCCCCCTCCTGGAGCGCCGCGACCCCTACGCCCCCGACCCGCTGTGGGGTCCGGTGCTGTGGCGCCGGCCGTGGCTCGTCGCCGCGGGTCTCGCGCTGGGGGCGGCGTGCGCCGTGAAGTGGTCGGGCCTGTACGTGCTGGCCGGCTTCGGGCTGTACGTGGTGGTCACCGATGCGCTGGCCCGGCGCCGCGGCGGTGTGGTCGTGTGGCCCGCGTCCGCCGTGTTCCGCCAGGGGCCCGTGTCGTTCGTGCTGCTGGTGCTGCCGGCCGCGGCCGTGTACCTCGCGAGCTGGACCGGGTGGCTCGTGACCGACAAGGGCTACGACCGCGGCAGCGACGCGAACCCCCTGCTCGCGCTGTGGAACTACCACCAGGCGATGCTGGGCTTCCACGTGGGGCTCAGCCGCGGGCACCCCTACGCCAGCCCCGCGTGGGAGTGGCCGTTCCTGCTGCGACCGACCGCCGTCTGGGTCGACCCCGAGCCGACCGCGTGCGGGGTCGACCACTGCATCGGCGTGATCTCCGCGATCCCCAACCCGCTGATCTGGTACGGCGGCGTCGCCGCGAGCGTGTACCTGCTGTACCGCCTGGTGCGCGCGTGGATCGCCCGTCAGCCGATCGAACCGGCGCTCACGCTGCCGCTCGTGGGGCTCGCCGTGACCTACCTGCCCTGGCTGATGTTCCCCGAGCGGACGATCTTCCAGTTCTACACGGTGGTCATGATGCCGTTCCTGGTGCTCGCGCTGACGATGACGCTGCGGATCATCGCCGGGACACGCGACGATCCGCTGCACCGGCGCCAGTCCGGGCAGCGCACCGTGGTGGTGTTCCTGACCGTGGTCGTGCTCGTGTCGGCGTTCTTCCTGCCGCTGTGGCTGGGGATCAGCGTGCCGTACGACTTCTGGCGGCTGCACAACTGGCTGCCCGGCTGGATCTGA